In Onychomys torridus chromosome 15, mOncTor1.1, whole genome shotgun sequence, the following proteins share a genomic window:
- the Tars1 gene encoding threonine--tRNA ligase 1, cytoplasmic: MSEEKASSPSGKMDGEKPVDASEEKRKEGGKKKSKDGGGDGGRAELNPWPEYINTRLDMYNKLKAEHDSILAEKAAKDSKPIKVTLPDGKQVDAESWKTTPYQIACGISQGLADNTVVAKVNKIVWDLDRPLETDCTLELLKFEDEEAQAVYWHSSAHIMGEAMERVYGGCLCYGPPIENGFYYDMYLEEGGVSSNDFSSLETLCKKIIKEKQTFERLEVKKETLLEMFKYNKFKCRILNEKVNTPTTTVYRCGPLIDLCRGPHVRHTGKIKTLKIHKNSSTYWEGKADMETLQRIYGISFPDPKLLKEWEKFQEEARNRDHRKIGRDQELYFFHELSPGSCFFLPKGAYIYNTLMEFIRSEYRKRGFQEVVTPNIFNSRLWMTSGHWQHYSENMFSFEVEKEQFALKPMNCPGHCLMFDHRPRSWRELPLRLADFGVLHRNELSGALTGLTRVRRFQQDDAHIFCAMEQIEDEIKGCLDFLRTVYNVFGFSFKLNLSTRPEKFLGDIEIWNQAEKQLENSLNEFGEKWELNPGDGAFYGPKIDIQIKDAIGRYHQCATIQLDFQLPIRFNLTYVSHDGDDRKRPVIVHRAILGSVERMIAILTENYGGKWPFWLSPRQVMVVPVGPTCDEYAQKVRQQFHDAKFMVDIDLDPGCTLNKKIRNAQLAQYNFILVVGEKEKASGTVNIRTRDNKVHGERTVEETVERLQQLRQARSKQAEEEF; encoded by the exons ATGTCGGAGGAGAAGGCCAGCAGCCCTTCGGGGAAGATGGACGGCGAGAAGCCG GTGGATGCCAGTGAGGAGAAGCGAAAGGAAGGAGGCAAGAAGAAGAGCAaagatggaggtggagatggaggtcGAGCAGAG tTGAATCCTTGGCCTGAATATATTAACACACGCCTTGATATGTATAATAAGCTAAAAGCAGAGCATGATTCTATCCTGGCTGAAAAGGCAGCAAAAGATAGCAAGCCAATTAAAGTCACTCTGCCCGATGGCAAACAGGTGGACGCAGAGTCCTGGAAAACCACACCATATCAGATTGCATGTGGAATCAG TCAAGGCCTGGCTGACAACACCGTTGTCGCTAAAGTGAACAAAATTGTTTGGGACCTGGACCGCCCGCTGGAGACAGATTGCACTTTGGAGCTTCTCAAGTTTGAGGATGAGGAGGCACAGGCA GTATATTGGCACTCCAGCGCCCACATAATGGGTGAGGCCATGGAAAGAGTCTATGGTGGATGTTTATGTTACGGCCCACCAATAGAAAATGGGTTCTATTATGATATGTACCTCGAAGAAGG gGGTGTGTCCAGCAATGACTTCTCTTCCCTGGAAACTTTGTGTAAGAAGATCATTAAAGAGAAACAAACCTTTGAAAGATTGGAAGTGAAAAAGGAAACGTTACTAGAAATGTTTAAG tACAACAAGTTCAAGTGCCGGATACTGAATGAAAAAGTAAATACTCCTACCACGACCGTGTATAG ATGTGGCCCTTTGATAGATCTCTGCCGCGGTCCTCATGTCAGACACACTGGCAAGattaagactttaaaaatacacaag AATTCCTCCACATACTGGGAAGGCAAGGCAGACATGGAAACCCTCCAGAGGATTTATGGCATTTCATTCCCCGACCCCAAACTGCTGAAAGAGTGGGAGAAATTCCAAGAGGAAGCCAGAAACCGAGATCATAGGAAAATCGGCAGG GACCAAGAGCTATATTTCTTCCATGAACTCAGCCCTGGAAGTTGCTTTTTCCTGCCCAAAGGAGCCTACATTTATAACACACTTATGGAATTTATCAGG AGTGAGTATAGGAAAAGAGGATTCCAGGAGGTCGTCACTCCAAACATCTTCAATAGCCGACTCTGGATGACCTCTGGCCACTGGCAACACTACAGTGAGAACATGTTCTCCTTTGAAGTGGAGAAGGAGCAGTTCGCCCTGAAGCCCATGAACTGCCCAGGACACTG CCTCATGTTCGATCATCGGCCAAGGTCCTGGCGAGAGCTTCCTCTGCGGTTGGCTGATTTTGGTGTGCTTCATCGGAATGAGCTCTCGGGGGCTCTTACAGGACTCACGCGGGTCCGAAGATTCCAGCAGGATGATGCACACATATTTTGTGCCATGGAGCAG attgAGGATGAAATCAAAGGTTGTTTGGATTTTCTTCGCACAGTATATAATGTCTTtggattttcatttaaattaaatctTTCTACTCGCCCAGAAAAATTCCTTGGAGATATTGAAATATGGAACCAAGCCGAGAAA CAACTTGAAAACAGTTTGAATGAGTTTGGCGAGAAGTGGGAACTGAATCCTGGTGATGGAGCTTTCTATGGTCCGAAG ATTGACATACAGATAAAGGATGCCATCGGCCGCTACCACCAGTGTGCCACCATCCAGCTGGATTTTCAGTTGCCCATCAGATTTAATCTCACTTACGTAAG CCATGATGGCGACGACAGGAAAAGACCCGTGATTGTTCACCGAGCCATCCTGGGCTCCGTGGAAAGAATGATTGCCATCCTCACCGAAAACTACGGGGGCAAATG GCCTTTCTGGCTCTCTCCTCGCCAGGTGATGGTAGTTCCAGTGGGACCGACATGTGATGAATATGCCCAAAAG GTACGGCAACAATTCCATGATGCTAAATTCATGGTGGATATTGACCTGGATCCAGGCTGCACCTTGAATAAGAAGATCAGAAATGCACAGTTAGCACAGTATAACTTCATCCTGG TTGTTggtgaaaaagagaaagccagtGGTACTGTGAACATCCGCACCAGAGACAACAAGGTCCACGGGGAGCGAACCGTCGAGGAAACCGTGGAGCGGTTGCAGCAGCTCAGGCAGGCCCGGAGCAAGCAGGCAGAGGAGGAATTTTAA